The following are encoded in a window of Effusibacillus pohliae DSM 22757 genomic DNA:
- a CDS encoding GerAB/ArcD/ProY family transporter has translation MIEKGRISAFQMAIMMYPTILATAVITLPTITAKYAKQDMWLSPVWASFVGLFTVYITGRLDKLYPQETIIQYSGHILGRIPGKILGFIYLLFYLHNTGIIAREFGDFVFSTFLTLTPIIVIIGSMALVFAFAVRGGIEVLARSAQIFVPINTVLIIVIFILLIPDLKTKNILPVMEEGILPSIKGAIAPQGWFSEYFLISFLMPFLVDREKGIKWGMISVLAVTLTMILVNIMVLLLFGESTANLTYPVTAAARYISIAGFFEHLEVIVMAIWVTGTFVKMSVFYYALVLGTAQWLNLSDYRPIVLPLGFLVVLISTWSASNMAEMGHFLEKSDPFYLTTAQTVIPLLLLLIAVVRNKWVEKT, from the coding sequence ATGATCGAAAAAGGTCGAATATCTGCGTTCCAGATGGCGATCATGATGTACCCGACGATCCTAGCAACCGCAGTTATCACTTTACCAACGATTACAGCAAAGTATGCGAAGCAGGACATGTGGCTGTCACCAGTGTGGGCGTCATTTGTTGGCTTGTTTACCGTATATATTACGGGTCGACTGGACAAGCTTTATCCGCAGGAGACAATCATTCAATACAGCGGGCACATTCTTGGTCGAATTCCAGGCAAGATACTCGGGTTTATCTATTTGCTCTTTTATCTTCACAACACAGGCATTATAGCAAGAGAATTTGGTGATTTTGTGTTCAGCACCTTCTTAACCTTAACCCCGATTATTGTCATCATCGGCAGCATGGCACTGGTGTTTGCTTTCGCTGTCCGTGGTGGCATAGAAGTATTGGCAAGATCAGCCCAGATCTTTGTACCGATCAATACTGTCTTGATAATAGTGATTTTTATCCTGCTGATCCCAGATCTCAAAACAAAGAATATATTGCCTGTTATGGAGGAAGGAATCTTACCCTCAATCAAGGGTGCAATCGCCCCCCAAGGATGGTTCAGTGAATACTTTCTGATCTCGTTTTTAATGCCTTTTTTAGTCGATCGGGAAAAAGGAATCAAATGGGGGATGATCTCTGTGCTTGCCGTTACGTTGACGATGATCTTGGTAAATATTATGGTCCTTTTGTTATTCGGGGAATCAACAGCCAATCTTACTTACCCTGTGACAGCCGCTGCCCGGTATATCAGTATTGCTGGCTTTTTTGAACATCTTGAGGTAATCGTTATGGCAATTTGGGTAACTGGAACATTTGTCAAAATGTCGGTATTTTACTATGCGCTTGTTCTTGGCACCGCCCAATGGTTAAATCTCTCTGATTATCGGCCCATTGTACTGCCACTTGGTTTTCTTGTTGTATTGATTAGCACCTGGTCAGCTTCTAACATGGCAGAAATGGGTCATTTTCTTGAGAAGTCGGATCCTTTTTACCTAACAACGGCGCAAACGGTGATTCCACTGTTGTTATTGCTGATTGCAGTTGTGCGAAACAAGTGGGTAGAAAAGACATGA
- a CDS encoding extracellular catalytic domain type 1 short-chain-length polyhydroxyalkanoate depolymerase yields MFRVFRYYVRYYVLFLVLMLVASSTLFGKGYAASGTFDQFTYSGTAGSRPYFVYTPANYSPSSKVPLIVMLHGCTQTPADFAAGTQMNALADQYNFIVVYPQQTSTYNQNQCWNWFNPSHQSRGSGEPAIIAGIVQTVEQNTTRWNIDTNRVYVAGLSAGAAMSVIMGATYPDIFAAIGVHSGLEYKAATDTNSALTAMRQGGPNPSQQGQAAYNAMGSYAREVPTIVFQGTGDYTVYPINGDQVVQQWMATNHLASNNTYNADFSHPSSTTTGQVSGTNGKSYTVYQWNDNNANVIQEYWKVNGMGHAWSGGSYSGSYTDPTGPNASQAMYNFFMAHPMNNVTVSASPKGGTYNNSVSVTLSANPSNATIYYTTDGTDPTTGSTRYTSAITISQTTTLKFFAQDASGHKSSIQTEIYQINNPGPVITASPTGNSFGGPVTVTLSSNESGTTIYYTTDGSTPTTSSSRYSGPLNFTTTTTLKYFGVDSNGYSSQVQTQTYTIQPFSFTVTPPGGSYQGAQSVNISMNVPGTIYYTTDGSTPTPSSTKYTGPITVGTSETLKFIGVDLANNQSAVQSQTYTITTPPTLQTLVLKSIAAEDGYVYQYSSDGQPNSMIGYIEVGSSSLNHGERGILSFDTSQIPKGATIVSATITLYRYDGTYFADDLGPITADISPIGGFNGNYALEQADYGAASGAANIGNFDAVPTAQYQAISDTISQSAMQYINLNGHTQFRIHFQKDTNNDNALDVIRFFSGDSSFLYPQYVPTLTIKYY; encoded by the coding sequence ATGTTCAGAGTATTTAGGTATTACGTTAGGTATTACGTTCTGTTCCTGGTGCTGATGCTTGTCGCTTCTTCCACTTTGTTTGGCAAGGGCTACGCCGCATCGGGTACCTTTGATCAATTTACCTACAGTGGAACTGCCGGAAGCCGTCCGTATTTTGTTTATACTCCGGCAAACTATTCACCCAGCAGTAAAGTTCCGCTGATTGTCATGCTGCACGGTTGCACCCAAACGCCTGCCGATTTTGCCGCGGGCACGCAAATGAATGCACTGGCGGATCAGTATAATTTTATTGTCGTTTATCCGCAGCAAACCAGCACCTACAACCAAAACCAGTGCTGGAACTGGTTTAACCCCAGCCACCAATCGCGAGGTAGCGGGGAGCCGGCCATAATAGCGGGGATCGTTCAGACGGTCGAGCAAAACACTACCCGCTGGAACATCGATACAAACAGGGTGTATGTTGCGGGCTTGTCAGCGGGTGCTGCCATGTCGGTAATTATGGGCGCAACGTATCCGGATATTTTCGCTGCAATCGGCGTTCATTCCGGATTGGAGTACAAAGCCGCCACGGACACCAACTCCGCGTTGACGGCGATGCGGCAGGGAGGTCCCAATCCTTCGCAACAAGGCCAGGCTGCGTATAATGCAATGGGCTCATATGCAAGAGAGGTTCCCACCATCGTGTTTCAAGGGACGGGTGATTACACCGTATATCCGATTAATGGCGACCAGGTTGTCCAGCAATGGATGGCCACGAATCATTTGGCTTCCAACAATACCTACAACGCGGATTTCAGCCACCCATCCTCAACGACTACCGGCCAGGTTTCCGGAACCAACGGCAAATCCTACACGGTTTATCAGTGGAATGACAACAACGCAAATGTGATCCAAGAATATTGGAAAGTGAACGGGATGGGACATGCCTGGTCGGGAGGAAGCTATTCAGGATCGTACACAGATCCGACGGGTCCTAATGCAAGCCAAGCCATGTACAATTTCTTCATGGCGCACCCGATGAACAATGTGACCGTTTCGGCATCTCCAAAAGGCGGAACGTACAACAATTCCGTTTCTGTCACGCTAAGCGCCAATCCGTCGAACGCGACAATCTATTACACGACGGACGGAACGGATCCGACCACAGGTTCCACCCGATATACGTCGGCGATTACGATTTCACAAACCACAACGCTGAAATTTTTTGCCCAGGATGCAAGCGGACACAAAAGCTCTATACAAACGGAAATTTACCAAATTAACAATCCGGGGCCTGTGATTACAGCAAGTCCAACTGGCAATTCATTCGGTGGACCGGTCACCGTGACGTTGAGTTCCAACGAGAGTGGAACTACTATCTACTATACAACGGACGGATCGACTCCCACCACTTCTTCAAGCCGGTATTCGGGGCCGTTGAATTTTACGACTACAACAACTTTGAAATATTTTGGGGTGGACAGCAACGGCTATTCAAGCCAGGTACAAACACAAACCTATACGATACAACCATTTTCGTTTACGGTGACGCCTCCGGGAGGTTCCTACCAAGGGGCGCAAAGCGTGAATATCAGCATGAACGTTCCGGGAACCATTTATTACACCACTGATGGCAGTACTCCGACTCCGTCTTCCACGAAATATACGGGTCCGATTACTGTCGGGACTTCAGAAACTTTAAAATTTATCGGCGTCGACTTGGCAAATAATCAAAGTGCCGTCCAGTCCCAAACATACACGATTACGACGCCTCCCACGCTGCAGACACTGGTTTTAAAATCAATAGCGGCTGAAGACGGATATGTGTACCAATACTCCAGTGACGGTCAACCCAACAGCATGATCGGGTATATTGAAGTCGGTTCCAGTTCGTTAAATCATGGGGAACGAGGCATTCTCTCGTTTGACACCAGCCAGATTCCAAAAGGGGCGACCATTGTTAGCGCGACGATTACCCTGTATCGGTATGATGGCACCTATTTTGCCGATGATTTGGGACCGATTACAGCGGACATCTCTCCCATCGGAGGCTTTAACGGAAACTACGCTCTCGAACAAGCTGACTACGGCGCAGCTTCAGGCGCGGCGAATATAGGCAATTTTGACGCGGTTCCGACCGCTCAGTATCAAGCGATTTCGGATACCATATCGCAGTCGGCTATGCAATATATCAATCTGAACGGTCATACCCAGTTTCGAATTCACTTCCAGAAGGACACCAACAATGACAATGCTCTGGATGTGATCCGGTTCTTCAGTGGAGACAGCTCATTCCTGTATCCTCAATACGTGCCAACACTTACAATCAAATACTACTAG
- a CDS encoding Ger(x)C family spore germination protein — MKNPMQKMLRALLITFLCVSVLPIAGCWNRRELNDVLLSLAAGLDKRGDKIEVSLQMIIPRLTGGGGAQARGGSGGGSEKVFTVRSATGVTVADAIARLQEKIPRTIFWGHMKVLIIGEELAKQGLRGELDFLTSHPQVRLRTYMFVCKGRAFEILDVVAPLERLSAEQIRELNEFQIGMKVSISDFTQMMKGNAAALPWIEEVPPKAGERKDKTTIRLNGTAVFDKQGKMVGRINDEVTRGVLWLRNEIRRATVTIEPKETEGRVSLEIIAANTQLIPSIENEKWRITVKTVTKDHVVENRTKLPLMDPFVIKKLEKEAEKDLEYRIRMAVEETKRMRTDIIGFAEAFHHKYPRQWVSVKDRWDEVFPNVEVAYEPKVCICSPGMSPTPPFAEQNEVKKKKQELKQEEEQSK, encoded by the coding sequence ATGAAAAATCCTATGCAAAAAATGTTAAGAGCGTTGCTGATTACTTTCCTATGTGTGAGTGTTTTGCCGATCGCCGGTTGTTGGAACAGAAGGGAACTAAACGATGTTTTACTGTCGTTGGCCGCTGGGCTTGACAAAAGGGGAGACAAGATAGAGGTCTCGTTGCAAATGATCATCCCCAGATTGACAGGAGGCGGAGGAGCGCAAGCAAGGGGTGGTAGTGGAGGCGGAAGTGAAAAGGTGTTTACGGTGAGATCGGCAACTGGTGTGACAGTTGCTGATGCAATAGCAAGGCTACAGGAAAAAATTCCCCGCACCATTTTTTGGGGACACATGAAGGTTCTTATAATCGGGGAAGAGTTGGCAAAGCAAGGGCTTCGGGGCGAACTCGATTTCCTGACAAGTCATCCCCAAGTCCGCTTACGTACATATATGTTTGTCTGTAAGGGTAGAGCGTTTGAGATTTTGGATGTCGTGGCGCCGCTTGAACGATTGTCGGCGGAACAGATTCGTGAACTGAACGAATTTCAGATTGGAATGAAGGTTTCGATTAGCGATTTTACGCAAATGATGAAAGGAAATGCTGCGGCGTTGCCGTGGATTGAAGAGGTTCCTCCAAAAGCAGGTGAACGGAAAGATAAAACAACTATTCGCCTGAACGGAACTGCTGTTTTTGATAAACAGGGTAAAATGGTTGGTCGCATTAATGATGAGGTGACAAGAGGAGTTTTGTGGTTGCGGAACGAAATTAGACGAGCAACTGTAACAATTGAACCAAAAGAAACAGAAGGCCGCGTGTCACTCGAAATAATAGCAGCGAATACACAGCTCATTCCGTCAATCGAGAATGAAAAATGGAGAATAACGGTTAAGACGGTGACAAAAGATCATGTGGTTGAAAACAGAACCAAACTTCCGTTAATGGATCCCTTTGTTATTAAAAAACTCGAAAAAGAAGCGGAAAAGGATCTAGAATACCGCATAAGGATGGCAGTCGAGGAAACAAAGCGAATGCGGACAGACATCATCGGTTTCGCGGAGGCGTTTCACCATAAATACCCGCGTCAATGGGTCTCCGTTAAAGATCGGTGGGACGAAGTGTTTCCGAATGTGGAAGTGGCGTATGAGCCGAAAGTCTGTATCTGTAGCCCCGGAATGTCCCCAACCCCACCGTTTGCAGAGCAAAATGAGGTGAAAAAGAAAAAACAGGAGTTAAAGCAGGAAGAAGAACAATCAAAATGA